A region of Melitaea cinxia chromosome 15, ilMelCinx1.1, whole genome shotgun sequence DNA encodes the following proteins:
- the LOC123660312 gene encoding collagenase-like — protein sequence MKLLIVVLGLALAVTAEEPIFRDYHLEIGIPERARIDAAEAAADFDGSRIIGGQVSALGANPHLAGLQIELFNGQRSVCGASLISNTRLVTAAHCWSSPTTTARTFVVILGSVNYNSGGVRIRTSNVVMHPRYMNFEVLNDVAVIRISHVNFNNNIRPVALATGSNQYVGVTAVAAGFGRTSDTGSVSSVARHVSLQVIDNATCARTFRDARDPSILCTSNSGGRSPCGGDSGGPLAVGNTLIGIANFVSARGCAAGPAAFARVTYFASWLSSQ from the exons ATGAAGCTCCTCATCGTCGTCCTCGGCCTGGCTCTAGCTGTTACAGCGGAAGAACCAATCTTCCGTGACTATCATCTAGAGATCGGTATCCCCGAAAGGGCTCGCATAGACGCTGCTGAGGCGGCCGCGGACTTCGACGGGTCCAGGATTATCGGAGGACAGGTTTCAGCGCTAGGAGCTAATCCCCACTTG GCTGGTCTACAAATCGAATTGTTTAACGGACAAAGATCAGTTTGTGGAGCTTCTCTGATTAGTAACACTAGACTGGTCACTGCTGCTCACTGTTGGTCATCTCCTACTACAACAGCTAGAACTTTTGTCGTTATTCTCGGATCTGTTAACTACAATTCTGGTGGCGTTCGTATCAGAACCAGCAATGTTGTTATGCATCCCAGATACATGAATTTTGAAGTCCTTAACGATGTTGCTGTCATTCGCATCAGTCACGTTAACTTTAACA ACAACATCCGGCCCGTCGCGTTAGCCACCGGCTCCAACCAATATGTCGGTGTTACGGCTGTAGCTGCTGGTTTCGGAAGAACGAGCGACA ccGGCTCAGTATCAAGTGTAGCGAGACATGTAAGCCTGCAAGTCATTGATAACGCGACGTGTGCTAGGACATTTAGAGACGCACGCGACCCTTCCATTTTGTGCACGTCTAACAGCGGCGGCAGAAGCCCCTGCGGAGGTGACTCAGGAGGTCCTCTCGCGGTCGGCAATACCTTG ATTGGTATCGCTAACTTCGTTTCGGCCCGCGGGTGCGCGGCGGGACCAGCCGCTTTCGCCAGAGTTACCTATTTTGCTTCTTGGCTTTCATCACAATAG